The following nucleotide sequence is from Bacteroidota bacterium.
AGTTTGTCTTGCGATCCGTTGACAAAGAAGCAGGTAAAGCCTGGGGACCGGAACTGCAGTCGTCTTTTCTACGCACACTGATTCAGGACCAGATGTCGATGCTGCACCCGTACGCAGCCTTTGTGTTGCCCCCCCTTGCCAGTGCCGCTGGCGTCTTTCATACCAACCCCAAACTTTTCTACGTCCCGAACGACCCCAGGCTTGGACTCTCCCGCGAGAAGCTGGCCGGAAAACTTGTGCTTTTCGAAGAGCGCCCTGATGAAGACATGTCTGATGTACCGGGCATGGGCGGGACCACCAACGCCATCAGTTCTTTCAAGCTGTTCGAAAAAATTGCTGACGACAACGACCACCGCGTAGACGCCCGTTCTTTTGCGCGGTCCCGCCTATTCGACATGTTCATCAACGACTGGGACCGGCACCCGGACCAGTGGCGCTGGGCATCCTTTGAGCCCGCAGACAGCGTTGGCAAAATCTACAAACCTATTCCCCGCGACCGTGATGTAGCTTTTTCTGTAGTCGATGGCGTGGTCCCCACGCTCAGCAAAATCTTCTTCGACCCCAAGTTTCAGGAATTTGAGGAGCGTTATGGGTACATCAAGGGGCTAAACAAAAATGGACTTGCGCTCGACCGCCGCTTCACGGCCACCTTGGCCCGAAAAGACTGGATAGACATCGCAGACAGCATGATGGCTGCCCTTACGGATGAAGTTATAGATCAAGCCATACAGCGGTGGCCTTCTGCTATTTTTGAGAAAGACGGCGTTTACACCATCAATACCCTTAAAAGCCGACGTGATCAACTGAATGCCGTTGCAGTTGAGTACTATGAGAAGGTACTCGCTCCCACCATTGATTTTGTAGGTAGCAACAAACACGAACGGTTTGAAGTAACGCGGCTCAATGACGCACAAACACAGGTTGTGGTCTACAAAATCACAAAAGAGGGATTTATCCGCAAAGAGTTGATGCGGCGAACCATCGAGCACGCAGAAACGCGTGAAATCAGGTTGTATGGCCTCGACGGGCGCGATCAATTTGTGGTGACAGGAGATGTAAAAGAAGGTGTTTTTGTGATTGCCGTTGGCGGCCCGGATGTAGATGCTTTTACAGACCGCTCAAACGTCATAGGTAGCCGGCGGTACACCCGGTTTTACGATACCGAAAGCAACAACACCTTTGAAACCACCAGAGAAACAAGGGTAACCCGTTCAGATGCACCTGCCAACAATGCCTATGATTTCCATGGACACAAATACGATCTCGTTCGCCCCATAGCTTTTTTCGGTAGCAACAAAGATGACGGCCTGCTGCTTGGCGGGGGGATTCGCACAACCAGGCATCGGTTCAGGAAGACGCCATTTGCACAATTGCACATGCTGCGCGCCAATGTGGCTTTAAATGCCCGTTCGTTCAATCTTGCCTATGAAAGCCAGTTCACCAATGCCCTTGCTGGCTGGGATGTAAATTTGTTGTTTGATGTACGGTCTCCAAATTCCATCCGAAACTTCTACGGCTTTGGCAATGAAACCGGTGACCAAAATCAGCCTGAATCATATTTCCGGTCTCGATACGCCCAGGTGAGCTTCACGTCGGCACTCCAAAAAAATCTGGAGCAAGGCGCACAGCTTAGAATCGGGCCAAAAGTTTTTTATGCCAATGTAGAACAAGATACCAGCCGGTTCATTGGGCAAATGAACAACCTGGACGAAGTCAATTTTAACGGGCAGTGGTTTGCCGGCATCGAAACGGCCTTGTTACTGGAGAACATTGATAAAGTCCTGAACCCGCGACAAGGATTTCGCTGGCAAACCACCCTGAATGCACACCTAGGCATCAACAAAAACGCAACAGCCTACAGCACCCTCTCTTCACACCTGTCGCTCTACCTTTCTCCGGGTACCTCTCGACAGTTTACAGTTGCTCTCCGCGCCGGCGGCACCCACGTGTTTGGGGATTTCCCTTTTTATGCCGGCGCTGCATTGGGAAGTAAAACGTCCCTGCGCGGGTTTGCTAGCACCCGATTCACGGGCCGCTCTGCGTTCTATCAGAATGCAGAACTACGCATGGAGCTTGCCCGATTTTCTACATACGTTGCCGTGGGTTCATTTGGTATCCTTGGGTTCCTCGATAACGGCCGCGTATGGGCTGATGACGAGTCATCGAAAAGATGGCACCAGGGATATGGTACGGGCATATGGTTCGAGCTGTTTAACAGGGTGGTATTGTCCAGCAGTATTGGCTTCTCAAATGAAGACAGCACGCTAAATGTGAAACTCGGATTTATGTATTGAGCCATTTCTTTCCCCCAGTCTTTTCCGGGCAACAGAATAAATGCCGGCGCCGGCGCGGTGCTACGCCCTATTACAGGTAAGAGCCGGACATCAACCTGTAATGCTGATGCATATTACAGCCCATGTTAAATTTTTTTTAAGCGCCCTCTTATTCTGGCATGAAATGTGACGATATTTTTAGTAACCAAGGAGAATGCATCTAGGCATATTTTTTTGCCCGAGTTATTGGTCGTGCGCAAGACCAAATAATCAGATCTGAAATTCGGGTAATCGCTTCTGTTATTCTATCAATCATGTAGCTTCAGGCACGCTCAAAAGCCTGTCAAATCTATCGTGATGTCGGCGCAGTACGCCTCGGCTTGCTGCAACAAATAACGCAAACCCGATCACAGCCTCGCTCTCGCTGTGGTCCTCCTCTGCTGCCGGACAGCCAATGCTCAGCTGTTCTGCACATCGGAACGTGAATTCTGACCTTTCCGATCTCAAGTTTCATGCTTGCAGATCCTGGCATTTCTGTATCCGTTTGCGACGCAAGACACACGAAGACAAGGCAATGGGCTTGCCGGGGCTCACCTATCCTAACTATGTAAAATGTCCTGTCTGCCTCAGTACCCAATGTCCAATTGCAAGGCTCGGTCTTATTCAAGCCGTTTGTTGCTCCTCTTGCTGTGCCTGTGCACAACGAACACCCTTATCGCATCCCCAACAACCTCCTACACGTTGACTGGCACAGTCGTCGACGCAGAATCCGGCAATACCCTGACCGGTGCGCATGTGTTTGTGCTTGAATCAACCCTAGGTACAATTACAGATGAATCGGGCAGTTTTAGTTTGTCCGGACTTACTGCCGGCGAAATCAAAATTGGTGTATCGATGGTGGGTTTTAGCCCTTACATCTTTGCCGCGAATCCTGCTCAAACAGCAGAGCAGGTATTCAACGTGAACCTGACGCCACAGATTTATGAACTCGACCAGGTGATGGTTACCGCCAAAAAGAACCGGCGCTGGCGTAAACAACTCAAACTGTTTACACACCACGTTATTGGCGATACAGAGAATGCCAGCAAAACAAAAATTACCAATCCGGAAGTACTCAATTTTGTACAGCGCAAAGGCGTGTTGATTGTGGAAGCGCAAGAGCCCCTGATCATTGAAAACAACGCCCTGGGCTATCGGATTTACTACACCCTTGTCCAT
It contains:
- a CDS encoding BamA/TamA family outer membrane protein, with the protein product MKRLFRGNLHRDLWGTPVEVPVLDMGKEAGGLTPVKIGGRGQSISLRVVNREGRQFVLRSVDKEAGKAWGPELQSSFLRTLIQDQMSMLHPYAAFVLPPLASAAGVFHTNPKLFYVPNDPRLGLSREKLAGKLVLFEERPDEDMSDVPGMGGTTNAISSFKLFEKIADDNDHRVDARSFARSRLFDMFINDWDRHPDQWRWASFEPADSVGKIYKPIPRDRDVAFSVVDGVVPTLSKIFFDPKFQEFEERYGYIKGLNKNGLALDRRFTATLARKDWIDIADSMMAALTDEVIDQAIQRWPSAIFEKDGVYTINTLKSRRDQLNAVAVEYYEKVLAPTIDFVGSNKHERFEVTRLNDAQTQVVVYKITKEGFIRKELMRRTIEHAETREIRLYGLDGRDQFVVTGDVKEGVFVIAVGGPDVDAFTDRSNVIGSRRYTRFYDTESNNTFETTRETRVTRSDAPANNAYDFHGHKYDLVRPIAFFGSNKDDGLLLGGGIRTTRHRFRKTPFAQLHMLRANVALNARSFNLAYESQFTNALAGWDVNLLFDVRSPNSIRNFYGFGNETGDQNQPESYFRSRYAQVSFTSALQKNLEQGAQLRIGPKVFYANVEQDTSRFIGQMNNLDEVNFNGQWFAGIETALLLENIDKVLNPRQGFRWQTTLNAHLGINKNATAYSTLSSHLSLYLSPGTSRQFTVALRAGGTHVFGDFPFYAGAALGSKTSLRGFASTRFTGRSAFYQNAELRMELARFSTYVAVGSFGILGFLDNGRVWADDESSKRWHQGYGTGIWFELFNRVVLSSSIGFSNEDSTLNVKLGFMY